In a genomic window of Aquila chrysaetos chrysaetos chromosome Z, bAquChr1.4, whole genome shotgun sequence:
- the LOC115337202 gene encoding basic salivary proline-rich protein 2-like: MRVRPEEAAAVLLHEGASRLSLCCVCGSPSSALLRFVHVLLELLRSGPAVQSPPSPPSSSSFRLPPLFVAPYLADDPAPPPTPGSSAALPGDFFSPLRLATVPPLTPRPASSGWIFPSWQEAEVGRGVASARGFRPYNYIGNLRDREGVYSLAGRPWPPPPLSPPAPSAPSGPVPSRRARALRAPPAGRSAAEGARSGGERPERGPSASPGHPRPSPEQQQQRTPRGGGCPRGGGTERVSPLLPPSAPRV, from the exons ATGCGCGTCCGCCCGGAGGAGGCTGCAGCGGTGCTGTTGCACGAAGGTGCTTCCCGTCTG AGTCTCTGCTGCGTGTGTGgttccccctcctctgccctcctgcGTTTCGTGCATGTGCTACTGGAGCTGCTCCGATCGGGGCCGGCTGTGCAGAGCCCCCCCTCgcccccttcttcctcctcctttcgCCTTCCTCCCTTGTTCGTCGCTCCGTATCTTGCCGATGACCCGGCCCCTCCGCCGACGCCCGGGAGCAGCGCGGCCCTCCCTGGAGACTTTTTCTCGCCCCTCCGGCTTGCGACGGTCCCGCCGCTGACACCGCGTCCCGCTTCCTCGGGCTGGATTTTCCCCTCTTGGCAAGAGGCAGAAGTGGGGAGAGGAGTCGCCTCCGCCCGGGGTTTCCGGCCTTACAATTACATCGGCAACTTGCGAGACCGAGAGGGGGTTTATTCACTCGCGGGGCGGCCGtggccacccccccccctctccccccccgccccctccgccccgtcgggtcccgtcccgtcccgccgcgcCCGGGCGCTGCGGGCGCCGCCCGCCGGCAGGAGCGCCGCCGAAGGAGCGCGGAGCGGCGGTGAGCGTCCCGAGCGCGGCCCGTCCGCCTCCCCCGGGCACCCCCGGCCCTCCCCggaacagcagcaacaaaggACGCCGCGGGGCGGAGGATGTCCCCGCGGCGGGGGCACTGAGCGG GTGTCGCCGCTCCTGCCCCCCTCGGCGCCCCGGGTGTGA